TAGGTTTTATCTCAAATGGGTCAATAAAAAGGCTAGTGAAAAGGAACAAATCGGTACGGGTTCAATGTTAGCTCAAAGCCAATATTTATATCAAATGGGTCAAACAAAAGACATATAAAGGGCAACGATTGGAATGGGTCGAACAGGTTGAAAGTGGTCGAAAGTCTGTTTTTGATGTAAAAAGCCTTTTCAATTGTTTAATTCGAAGATATAGATACATATTTTAATTATATTGTTTCTGTAAACATACATATTGTAATAATTGTTTTGCAGATATCAGCCTCCATTGCCAGCTGATCAGGTGAAGGTGGCAACTGAATTTGAGTATGAAGGAGGTATGCCATTCTAGGCATCAGATATTTATTGACTTTTTTATGTACGTTGACTTTTGGATGGATCTATCGACCTTCTTGCTTATGCAGATGGATCACCAACTGCAAGGGGCAGGGGCCGTGGTAGAAggggaagaggaagaggaggGTCTAGAGCCACCATGCCTGGTATGATCTAATCTAGCAACATTGAGTTTTATATATGTTGACTTTTTGTTGGGTTAAAGAATTTAGATTTAAAATGGGTGTGCAACAGGAGAGTATGAGGACGCGGGATGGGATGCACCTCGTGAATTCACCAGGGGCAGGGGCCGAGGACGAGGTCGTAATTTCAGAGGTCGCGGAAGGGGAGGTTACAATAACAATGGTCCATATATGGATGATCAATACGATGGAGGATATAATCAAGAAGCCCCACCGATGCAGCAGGGAAGAGGTACTgccttataaaaaaaaaagatattctAAAAGCTCCTGACATGAACTTTGGTATTAATGGTTACACGGTTAGGTTTTATCTGTAATTGGTCAATCATATAAATGCAAGGAGCCAATAGAGTGAAACATGTGAGAAGTCCCTTGAGTATCTATTCAAAATCCATACAACCTACCTAGTTCCAGATCGTTTTATTTAGATTCTTATTGAAATATGATAGCTTTGTAAGATTAGGCCTGGATCTGTTTTTTTCAATTACGTGTAGAATTGTTTATGTAAGATTGGATCCATCAATCAAAATATGATTGGGTATTCATGATGTGAAAACTGCATATCATGAATACCCAATCATATTGATTGGGTATCCAAAAACGAAACGGGCCAAATTGGTTGTGGTAGCCAAACAGATTGAAAACCATTTGAAATCTGTACATACCATGGTTGTAAGAATAGCTAAGCGCTAGTCGGCCGGTggggtaccgactagcgattaatcggattgagtttttatatgtaattcttaGTTTTATACATGTAATATATACacattttatatgtattttttacgTAGAGAGGTCTTAACCCCTCCTCTACCCATTTTTTAAGTAAACAAATATTAATCGTTGGAATTTATAGGTTTTGGCTGGAATCTTGCTGGAATAGCCTATTTCCGGCCGACTAGGGCTGATTTTACGGCAGATTAGATTCGATTAGGTCTGACTTGGGCTAATTAGGGCCGACTAGCGATTAGTTCTCTGATTGCCTAAAAATTAATCAGTAGCCGGCCGACTAGCGATTAGTCACCGATTAGCTCCGAATATCCAACACTGCTTCAAATGCATTAAAACCCGACTAAATTGCTTATTAAAACCCCATGATCTAGTGGTCTAGTGGTATTGTGATTATTATATTAACTAGATTTTAACTCATTTATATAActaataaaaaagaacaaaaagcTGTTTGTGGGTAGGACCAACTTGGTCCGACCCTATCCGGCATGTTTTAATATAAACCTGTTATTGCACCGTTAACAGGACGTGGACGTGGGAGGGGAACTCGTGGCAGGGGTCGTGGTTTCAGATCAAACGGGCCGACTCAGGCTGCAGCGGCAGATGGAATGTAAAGAAAGGCTTGTTTCACCAGTTTGCTTGTGGTCTATGTTTTGTGTATTTCAGAAGCAGCTTAGGACATGAGTTTGTATGAGTTTCACTTTATTTTTACTAGCTTTAACTTGTCATATGTCATGCCAGCCATTTTATAGTGAGCTTGAGCTTCTTTTCCATCTtgtaatttttttattcttttcttgttttttaaaagatattaaaaataaaatatatttgtaGGGTCCATAATTGTTTAGCAAGACTCGTCTCGTAAGCAGAATATGATATTACAGTTTAGGGCTGTTATATGATTCGTTTCCGTGGGTTGATGCGTCGAAATCAACAAGTTTGTAACAAACCTAAAATTGTGTCGGAAACATGAATACAAAAACGCATGAGTTTTCGCGTATTTGAAGGGAACATGACTTGGTTAAGTTGAATTTTTTCTTTTTGAATATTATTAACTTTGCATTTATAATTTATaaccaaaaatacaaatttatGAAAATTATTACGTTTAAACTTTTCTTGGTGTTATTTTTTTCTTATCTTTTACATTCTAGCATAGTATACAGTGACTGGTTTATTTTGTGATAAGTGTGGTTTTGATCTTTGGCCAACTAATCCATGGGTTCAAATCTACCACCACACATTCAATTCATGCGATTCAAATAACGATAACAATCGAACTCAAACCCGATAGGTAACCTGAAACCCAACATATTTGGGACGGGTTCAGGGTGGGGTAATCGGGTATGAGAGCGGGTTTGgaattggtttttattttttagagGGTTGTGACTGATTTGGGATTTTGTGaaatacccgtttacccgacctgATTACCTGATAAAGTATACCCGTTTACATGATTGTATACGTGATattatgtttttttatgtttttattagtatatatatatatatatatatatatatatatatatatgatgagtaggagttgggtggaaaatgtgtttttcctagaaagtctaggaagcaataagaacatgacatgtggcattgaaggattttatctaaaagggcatttatgtactttcacaatctatttttattttaggaaataatcttcaataactaactatacataaatttcggaattttttgttttcgatttctgaTCTCACGTAATATCAATCATTCATTCGTTTTCTTGCTagaatctatcagcatgttcttggtactgtgttttaacagtttgttcttggtgatgtgttttaacagcaagtagattcatacagctgtgttttattattcagattcatacagttgtgttttaacagcaagcagattcatacagttgtgttttagcattcagattcatacagctgtgttttaacagcaagcagattcatacagttgtgttttagcattcagattcaaacagttgtgttttaatagcaagcagatgcatacatttgtgttttagcattcaaattcatacagttgtgttttaacagcaagcatattcatacagttgtgttttagcattcagattcatacaggtgtgttttaacagcaagcagattcatacaaatgtgttttaacagcaagcagattcatacagttgtgttttagcattcagcttcatacaactgtgttttaacagcaagtagattcatacaaatgtgttttatcattcagattcatacagatgtattttaacagcaagcagattcatacaaatgtgttttatcattcagattcatacagctgtgttttaacagcaattcagattcatacagctgtgttttaacagcaagcagattcatacaaatgtgttttacatcagcAGATTTCGCCCCAGCTTTCGATCGGCTTCCGGTAACTGTTCCGCTGCTATCTATCCTTTCCAAAGTTTCCTGCTTTTTGAATCTCTTCCCTGCAACCAGCAAAATACCGTCAATTACAAACAAGAATCACCCGTAATCGCTTTGTAAAACACGCAGTACAATGAAAGCTTGATCTTACGTATATGGAACAaggaaaatctcttatcttcatccatgattttaggtatttttggtatgattttgggggtttccgaatttgggtttagagagagaaagagagagagagagggaaattggcgtgtattaaggagatgtgatatctctgacggttattttttattggtttaaaacacacataaggacgaaattgcccctactcattttaaacaatctattaaatatagttaattattacaagattgtcattgatttaatctcaacccttaaacacaccaatcggatggacaagatcgcttcctagactttctaggaaaaacacactttccgtaggaaccctactctatatatgATATACCAATTATTGGTATACACTATTTTTGCCATTTATGCATTTAAGtatttattttatatacattttggtattttatttatatacattgTAAGTGACTATTTTTAGTGACAATGCGTAATGTAGTTGATTAATAGTTATCCGACGGGTTTTGGGTCAGATATACCCAACGAATAATTTATTTTAGAGTAAGTAGTTTACCCTATACCCGATGGTAATTACCGGATAGAAACCCGAGGGGTTTGAACAAGCTTATCTAATCAGGTTTGGGGTTGAGATTAGCTAAACCCGCCACAAACCCGCCCCATACCCTAGATTCAAATATGCTATCACGCATATTCGATTCACTAAGTTCGAATCTACAATCATATATTTGAATCAAATGAAGCTCTTTCGAGGCGATTTGAAACCATAACCATTGTTAAGCAATCAACTTTTTTTAACAACTTTTTTTTGATTCCTAAATATCATCTAATCAACCTGCATATCCATTTTAGGTAATTCACACAACTTTTATAATGGACAATACTGAAGCCATTGCACCCAAGGTCAAGAGCTATTAAGCtacaacttattggctttttgataagtcaataagccaataagttgttttgaaaagcttagccaaacatgccctaaagaGTTGTTTTTGTATTTTAAGTGTAAGGGTAAAATAGCCATTTTATAAAAGTTTGAAACAAAATTGAGCATGTACAAATTACTCTCCTTCTTCAACCTGAAAAACCAAACACAACCATGTCAAGACATGCTCTCCGAGTCTTCAACAACCATAAATTGCTCACACTCTCCCTCTCACAAACTCGTCAAACTCACGCCCAAATCCTCCGAACCGGTCTTTTTCTCCACACCCATTTCACCACAAAGCTCATTTCTTTATACGCAAACCACCTTCGTTTCGTAGAAGCCCAAAACCTCCTCAAATCCATCCAAAACCCAGATGTATTCTCATTCTCCACCCTCATTCACGCCTACTCGAAGCTCAGTTACTTCACCGAAGCCATTCTTACATTCACCCACATGATATCATTCAAGTTGTTACCCGATTCGCGTCTTATTCCATCTGTTGTTAAGTGTTGTAGTGGGTTACACAGTTTGAGATTCGGGAAACAGGTTCATGGGTTTTGTGTTTCATCTGGGCTTTGTCTGGATTCGTTTGTGCAGTCTTCTTTGGTGCATTTGTATGTGAAATGTGGGAAGTTGTATTATGCacaccaggtgtttgatgaaatgtctgaACTGGATGTTGTTTCGTGTAGCGCGTTGGTTTCCGGGTATGCGCGAGATGGGTGTGTGGAGGAAGCTAAAATGGTGTTTAGGAGGATGGTGGAGTTGGGGATTGAGCCAAATTTGGTGTCGTGGAATGGGATGGTGGCGGGGTTTAGCCAGAGTGGACGGTGTTTGGAGGCGGTGATGGTGTTTAGAGATATGTGTTTGTCGGGTTGTAAGGCGGATGGGACGACTGTTTCGAGTGTTCTTCCTGCTGTTGGGGTGTTGGAGGATTGTTTTGTGGGTGTGCAGATACATGGGTATGCGATTAAGCAGGGTCTTGGATCGGATAAGTGTGTAGTGAGTGCATTGATCGATATGTATGGGAAGTGTTCGTCCACTATGGAGATGTCAcgggtgtttgatgaaatgcctgaaAGAGACGTTGGTGCTTGTAATGCTTTGGTTTCTGGGTTTGCTAGGAACGGTTTAACTGATGACGCGTTAAAAGCGTTTAATATGTTACGTAGTCAAGATCTGGAGTTAAATGTAGTCTCGTGGACGTCGATCATAGCTTGCTGCTCACAGCATGGAAAAGACATTGAAGCCCTTGACCTTTTCAGAGAAATGCAGCTTTCGGGAGTGAAACCGAATTCTGTAACGATCCCTTGCTTACTTCCCGCGTGTGGAAACATTGCAGCGTTAATGCACGGGAAAGCCGCGCACGGGTTCTCGCTTAGAACAGGAATATCGGATAATGTTTATGTGGGAAGTGCTTTAATCGACATGTACGCCAATTGTGGAAGAATACATTTAGCCCGAAACATTTTCGAGAGGATGCCCGTACGCAATGTAGTCTGCTGGAACGCGATCATGGGAGGATATGCGATGCACGGAAATGGTAACGAAGTTATCGAAATATTCCATTTGATGGAAAAAAGCGATCAAAAACCCGACTTTATCACTTTCACTTCTTTATTATCCGCTTGTAGTCACAGCGGTTTCACAGAGCAAGGTGAACAGTTCTTTAACAAAATGTCAAAAGATTATGGAATTTCACCACGAATCGAGCATTACGCTTGTTTAGTTACGCTTCTTGGTCGTGCGGGGAAGCTTAACGAAGCTTTTAACACCGTTAAAAATATGCCATTTGAGCCCGACGCTTGTGTTTGGGGGGCTTTACTTAGTTCATGTAGAGTTCATAACAATCTTGAACTAGCGGAACTTGCGGCTAACAAACTATTTGAGTTAGAACCGAATAATCCCgggaattatgttttattatccAACGTTTACGCGAATAAAGGGTTATGGAAACAAGTCGATAGAGTTCGGGATCTGATGAAATCAATGGGAATGAAGAAGAATCCCGGATGCAGTTGGATTTCGATCAAGAACAAAGTGCACATGCTTTTAGCAGGCGATACATCTCATCCTCAACTGGTTGAAATATTAGAAAAAATCGATAATTTAAGTACGGAAATGAAGAAATTAGGGTGTTTGCCGGTTACTTCATTTGTGTTGCAAGATGTTGAAGACCAAGAAAAGGAACATATTTTGTGTGGGCATAGTGAGAAACTGGCAGTGGTGCTTGGGCTTTTGAACACTCCACGAGGGTCTACTCTTCAAGTGATTAAAAACCTTAGAATTTGTGGGGATTGTCATGATTTTATAAAGTTTGTAGCTAAGCTTGAACAGAGAGAGATATTTGTTAGAGACACGAATCGGTTTCATCACTTTAAAGATGGTTCGTGTT
Above is a window of Helianthus annuus cultivar XRQ/B chromosome 14, HanXRQr2.0-SUNRISE, whole genome shotgun sequence DNA encoding:
- the LOC110908109 gene encoding uncharacterized protein LOC110908109 gives rise to the protein MDRYQKVEKPRAEQPIDENEIRITSQGRMRNYITYAITLLQEKGSSEIVFKAMGRAINKTVTIVELIKRRVVGLHQITTIGSTDITDTWEPLEEGLLPIETTRHVSMITVTLSTKELNTSSIGYQPPLPADQVKVATEFEYEGDGSPTARGRGRGRRGRGRGGSRATMPGEYEDAGWDAPREFTRGRGRGRGRNFRGRGRGGYNNNGPYMDDQYDGGYNQEAPPMQQGRGRGRGRGTRGRGRGFRSNGPTQAAAADGM
- the LOC110908110 gene encoding pentatricopeptide repeat-containing protein At1g20230, whose translation is MSRHALRVFNNHKLLTLSLSQTRQTHAQILRTGLFLHTHFTTKLISLYANHLRFVEAQNLLKSIQNPDVFSFSTLIHAYSKLSYFTEAILTFTHMISFKLLPDSRLIPSVVKCCSGLHSLRFGKQVHGFCVSSGLCLDSFVQSSLVHLYVKCGKLYYAHQVFDEMSELDVVSCSALVSGYARDGCVEEAKMVFRRMVELGIEPNLVSWNGMVAGFSQSGRCLEAVMVFRDMCLSGCKADGTTVSSVLPAVGVLEDCFVGVQIHGYAIKQGLGSDKCVVSALIDMYGKCSSTMEMSRVFDEMPERDVGACNALVSGFARNGLTDDALKAFNMLRSQDLELNVVSWTSIIACCSQHGKDIEALDLFREMQLSGVKPNSVTIPCLLPACGNIAALMHGKAAHGFSLRTGISDNVYVGSALIDMYANCGRIHLARNIFERMPVRNVVCWNAIMGGYAMHGNGNEVIEIFHLMEKSDQKPDFITFTSLLSACSHSGFTEQGEQFFNKMSKDYGISPRIEHYACLVTLLGRAGKLNEAFNTVKNMPFEPDACVWGALLSSCRVHNNLELAELAANKLFELEPNNPGNYVLLSNVYANKGLWKQVDRVRDLMKSMGMKKNPGCSWISIKNKVHMLLAGDTSHPQLVEILEKIDNLSTEMKKLGCLPVTSFVLQDVEDQEKEHILCGHSEKLAVVLGLLNTPRGSTLQVIKNLRICGDCHDFIKFVAKLEQREIFVRDTNRFHHFKDGSCSCGDYW